Proteins from a single region of Runella sp. SP2:
- a CDS encoding N-acetylmuramoyl-L-alanine amidase codes for MIYLLAGHTVQNGRGTGAFGIDGFDEAVEAVKLRNDITAALRARGVKVANEVNTSPLAQVVAWLRSLVKKEDKVIDIHFNAAGPAATGVEVLIDDTPTEVERQFAEKLAATISRTLGIRRRGVLGVKRESESQHSSLAIISGPSVAINVLIEVCFLSNKNDVDSYRKNYAELVKNLADAIA; via the coding sequence ATGATTTATCTACTGGCTGGACATACAGTACAGAACGGACGCGGCACTGGTGCGTTTGGCATCGATGGCTTTGATGAGGCCGTGGAAGCTGTGAAACTTCGCAACGACATCACGGCAGCACTTCGCGCACGTGGCGTAAAGGTTGCGAATGAAGTCAATACTTCTCCCCTTGCTCAGGTGGTGGCGTGGCTGCGAAGCCTCGTAAAAAAAGAGGACAAAGTTATCGACATACACTTCAATGCAGCGGGGCCAGCGGCGACCGGCGTGGAAGTTCTCATCGACGATACACCCACTGAAGTAGAGCGCCAGTTTGCGGAGAAGCTCGCGGCTACCATTTCCCGTACCCTTGGCATTCGTAGAAGGGGCGTGTTAGGCGTGAAGCGTGAATCGGAGAGCCAACATAGCAGCTTGGCCATCATTTCGGGGCCATCGGTCGCTATCAACGTTCTTATTGAAGTGTGCTTTCTGAGCAACAAAAACGATGTAGATTCTTACAGAAAGAACTATGCTGAACTAGTGAAAAACTTAGCAGATGCAATCGCATGA
- a CDS encoding DUF6712 family protein — protein MDLFLSTQHLQEYVAVGSDLSLQTLTPFFRQAESKFIHSTVGRSMWKHIITNAEEEAYEDLIDYARAALANLGVSLYVVTGGAMIDNSGVYFAKTDSMWRPSDKDKAELQRSYYEAGMNSLEDLILLLCDSKENDPYFEAWATSPQVERFNQLLIQTASDFEQHVSLFRSGSTFASLFDLLKTVQNERILPIANGYMDTLLTGTNESDSEPVKAAFKSLKAASSKALALLTTAKALRVGTYARTEMGLTFVAAQVKNANDVVYEYETDGQAALEALRELLEKLQPTGYTPLPAEKATPVRSSTSGIVIA, from the coding sequence ATGGACTTATTTCTCAGCACACAGCATTTGCAAGAGTACGTGGCGGTCGGCTCTGATTTGAGCCTTCAGACACTTACCCCATTTTTTCGTCAAGCGGAAAGCAAATTTATCCACTCAACCGTTGGAAGAAGTATGTGGAAACACATAATTACTAATGCTGAAGAGGAGGCATATGAAGACTTGATTGATTATGCCAGGGCAGCACTTGCCAACCTTGGTGTTTCGTTGTACGTTGTCACTGGCGGCGCTATGATTGATAACAGTGGTGTCTATTTCGCAAAGACGGATTCGATGTGGCGACCTTCAGACAAAGACAAAGCTGAGCTTCAGCGTTCTTACTACGAAGCGGGCATGAATAGCCTTGAAGATTTGATTCTCCTTTTATGTGATAGTAAGGAAAACGATCCTTATTTTGAGGCTTGGGCTACATCGCCACAAGTTGAGCGCTTCAATCAATTGCTTATCCAAACCGCCTCTGATTTTGAGCAACATGTTTCCCTTTTTAGAAGCGGCTCTACCTTTGCTTCGCTTTTTGATTTGTTAAAAACTGTTCAGAATGAGCGCATCTTACCCATTGCGAATGGCTACATGGACACATTGCTCACGGGGACTAACGAAAGCGATAGCGAGCCAGTAAAAGCAGCTTTTAAGAGCTTGAAAGCCGCTTCGAGCAAAGCACTAGCACTGCTTACAACCGCCAAAGCACTACGTGTTGGCACTTATGCACGAACTGAAATGGGGCTTACCTTCGTAGCTGCACAGGTTAAAAACGCAAATGATGTCGTCTATGAATATGAAACTGACGGTCAGGCAGCTTTGGAAGCATTAAGAGAGCTTTTAGAAAAGCTACAGCCAACTGGCTACACTCCTTTGCCAGCCGAAAAAGCTACCCCGGTGCGTTCATCAACCAGTGGAATCGTGATTGCATAA
- a CDS encoding S49 family peptidase, which translates to MNELQQTVLALTSGQWWIDQQWALANSTEMVRLMNAANEKSERPPKIIEAAAVHFQSGTTTDLKNAPNGSVAVIAIRGPISKYSSWYSTGSKEYVGLLNSIYGDTRFVGSVILIDSPGGMAYGTREVFQAVSNPAKPVISLVDNLAASAGYYYIAGSDAIYTTQPNDIVGSIGTYAVLADFNKYFEKIGLPIYEVYAAQSTEKNLDVRNLFDKKDDTLLKAELTQSNQIFINDIKAARAGKLNPKAGDPFKGAIYMTDEAKKVGLIDGTSTLADVLAEVSDRFQTSKRKSTSMSLISELKSLLSKHGSQEGASEEATLASVTKERDDAQAQVTTLTKERDAAQAQVTTLTKERDDAQAQVTTLTKERDDAQAEVTRLGQQPGEKPTPKASEQKAEGDSGKKTPQQILDELPHNKAADALFGA; encoded by the coding sequence ATGAATGAACTGCAACAGACCGTATTGGCGCTCACGAGTGGGCAATGGTGGATAGACCAGCAATGGGCGCTGGCTAACTCTACTGAAATGGTGCGGCTTATGAATGCCGCCAACGAAAAAAGTGAGCGACCTCCAAAGATTATTGAGGCCGCAGCAGTACATTTTCAAAGCGGGACGACAACTGACCTAAAAAATGCCCCCAACGGCTCGGTAGCAGTGATTGCCATACGAGGACCGATAAGCAAGTACTCTAGCTGGTATTCTACAGGCTCAAAAGAGTATGTTGGGTTGCTCAACTCTATCTACGGCGATACGCGTTTTGTGGGCAGTGTGATCCTGATTGATAGCCCAGGAGGGATGGCATACGGTACCAGAGAGGTGTTTCAGGCGGTGAGCAACCCCGCCAAGCCTGTGATATCGCTGGTTGACAACTTGGCCGCAAGCGCGGGCTATTACTACATTGCTGGTAGTGATGCGATATACACTACACAGCCCAATGACATCGTCGGTAGCATTGGCACCTACGCGGTACTGGCTGACTTCAATAAGTATTTCGAGAAAATTGGCCTCCCTATCTACGAAGTATATGCCGCCCAAAGTACCGAGAAGAACCTTGATGTGCGAAACCTATTCGACAAAAAGGACGATACGCTTCTCAAGGCTGAGCTGACTCAGTCGAACCAAATCTTCATTAACGACATCAAGGCCGCCAGAGCTGGGAAACTAAATCCAAAAGCTGGTGACCCTTTCAAGGGTGCTATCTACATGACCGATGAAGCCAAAAAGGTGGGTCTGATAGATGGCACTTCTACTTTGGCCGACGTGCTGGCTGAAGTCTCCGACCGCTTTCAAACTTCCAAACGTAAATCAACATCTATGTCTCTGATTAGTGAATTGAAGTCACTGTTGTCAAAACATGGCTCACAAGAGGGTGCTTCGGAAGAGGCAACTCTAGCTTCTGTCACCAAAGAGCGTGACGACGCGCAGGCTCAAGTAACAACGCTTACCAAAGAGCGCGACGCGGCTCAAGCCCAAGTAACGACTTTGACCAAGGAGCGCGATGACGCGCAAGCTCAGGTGACAACGCTCACCAAAGAGCGTGACGATGCGCAAGCTGAAGTAACACGCCTTGGTCAACAACCAGGAGAAAAGCCGACGCCGAAAGCTTCAGAGCAAAAAGCTGAAGGGGATTCTGGCAAAAAAACACCGCAGCAAATCCTGGATGAGCTTCCTCATAACAAGGCGGCGGACGCTCTTTTTGGAGCTTAA
- a CDS encoding amidoligase family protein yields MNTQEILSANFTKTEKIRRLLELGLTRRQVADLTGGNYGFVQNVFAKYWPENVNGREFRFIAFNRKFGVEIEAYGVEMQRVENALRSAGIYAETERYNHSTRRHWKLVTDGSLTGVNTFELVSPILEGMSGLNELEKVCEVLETLNVKINKTCGLHIHFDATQMGLQQTKNLLLNYAKLEEAIDSFMPHSRRGNNNSYTRTLRGHETKIENADSISKIASGFGSRYFKVNMQAYERHRTIEFRQHSGTVEFKKISNWVIFLHNLVEYSKTKRVETTTFETLKKFNQAEVYNYLVTRQNQLAA; encoded by the coding sequence ATGAATACGCAAGAAATTTTAAGCGCAAATTTTACAAAAACGGAGAAGATTAGACGCCTGCTTGAGCTAGGTCTTACACGCCGCCAAGTGGCTGATTTGACTGGCGGGAACTACGGATTTGTTCAAAACGTGTTTGCAAAATACTGGCCTGAAAACGTAAACGGGAGAGAGTTTCGGTTTATAGCTTTCAATCGTAAATTTGGAGTGGAGATTGAGGCTTACGGGGTTGAAATGCAGCGAGTTGAAAACGCACTACGAAGCGCGGGAATATACGCCGAAACTGAACGGTATAACCATAGCACCCGCCGACACTGGAAGCTGGTAACGGACGGAAGCCTGACGGGGGTTAATACTTTTGAATTGGTAAGCCCTATTTTAGAAGGAATGAGCGGGCTGAACGAACTTGAAAAAGTATGCGAGGTACTTGAAACTTTGAACGTAAAAATCAATAAAACCTGCGGTTTACATATTCATTTTGATGCTACCCAAATGGGACTTCAACAAACGAAAAACCTTTTGTTGAACTACGCAAAGCTTGAAGAAGCGATTGATAGTTTTATGCCACATAGCCGACGCGGAAACAATAACAGCTATACACGGACACTAAGAGGACATGAAACGAAAATTGAAAATGCGGATAGCATTTCAAAAATAGCGAGCGGATTTGGTAGCCGATATTTCAAAGTAAATATGCAGGCTTACGAACGCCATCGCACGATTGAGTTTCGGCAGCACTCGGGAACGGTTGAATTTAAGAAGATTTCGAACTGGGTGATTTTCTTACACAATTTGGTAGAGTACTCAAAAACTAAGCGAGTGGAAACCACTACCTTTGAAACCCTAAAGAAATTTAATCAGGCAGAAGTATATAACTATTTGGTAACTAGACAAAACCAACTGGCCGCATGA
- a CDS encoding phage integrase SAM-like domain-containing protein, translating into MQVNQQHLFLPYLRGKTTAMLDDNSYSETYIRRHLRLHSLLAEFCPNDPLDLSQINNDFMASFESFLMEKYRNSSVATHLRLFKTVLKSLCDEVQLPCPVTLQLSAHTAVKHYTTYADIIALLSLKLSWSQEHVRDKYVIQCYTGLDFHLLNQILTNPHRYHIKKDNKDFFFYNLKFIPLPPTVVAILDRRSWQFRPSSLQYYNRIIKEIASQAGLQGPFSSRSAIYSFAANALNYG; encoded by the coding sequence ATGCAAGTTAACCAGCAACATCTATTTTTGCCCTATTTAAGGGGAAAAACTACCGCCATGCTCGATGATAACTCATATTCCGAAACCTACATCCGTCGGCATTTAAGGCTTCATTCACTCTTAGCAGAGTTTTGCCCCAACGACCCGCTTGATTTATCGCAAATCAACAACGACTTCATGGCCTCCTTTGAGAGTTTTTTAATGGAAAAATACCGTAACAGCAGCGTCGCCACACATTTACGGTTATTCAAAACAGTCCTAAAGTCACTGTGCGACGAAGTGCAGCTTCCTTGTCCAGTCACTCTCCAACTAAGCGCCCACACGGCTGTCAAGCATTACACTACCTATGCCGATATTATTGCCCTTTTGAGCCTGAAGCTCTCATGGTCACAAGAACATGTTCGAGATAAATACGTAATTCAATGTTATACAGGTCTCGACTTCCATCTTCTCAATCAAATCCTTACCAATCCTCACAGGTATCATATCAAAAAGGATAACAAAGACTTCTTTTTTTACAATCTAAAATTCATCCCATTACCACCTACTGTGGTAGCTATCTTAGACCGACGCAGTTGGCAATTTCGGCCATCCTCACTACAGTATTACAACCGTATCATCAAAGAGATTGCAAGTCAGGCAGGGCTACAGGGGCCTTTCAGTAGCCGCTCTGCTATTTACTCCTTTGCTGCCAATGCCCTAAACTATGGATAG
- a CDS encoding phage integrase SAM-like domain-containing protein translates to MEILFFRHQSKKERKTHTCTIYHRITINGVRAELYSTSISGRWDDFDKERQRFKSTDKDYVSKNARIGQIESDLMELYALLVLRKKPFTPAHLKEMYKVGIQEYTLPDLYNKWIKELRDEGRPKKQTVDRYEDIGDTVVKFLIAKKKLTENAESFDVDMLKQYQKYLLREDFAEATIRKHQSVVKQMLNWAKVEKYITQNPLEGYKIKHEKVKPHIYLDVEQFELLRRHKFSTEKLQKVADVFSIYCRTGFHYKDLKQMAAVGKSTIRTVAGVDFINWNRVKTNELAKVPSSAWPDVAEIIAKYGDWNKLPIISNQKMNDYLKLMATELNLVIQAMTIDERQRLNLRPIHPELSVKAGRKTLADWLLNELSWSREAVKVVLGLKSDRSLDSYVREDERRVIHEIRRQKIA, encoded by the coding sequence ATGGAAATCCTGTTCTTCAGGCATCAATCTAAAAAGGAGCGAAAAACGCACACCTGCACCATCTACCACCGTATTACAATCAATGGCGTTAGGGCTGAGTTGTATAGTACTTCAATCTCGGGCCGCTGGGATGACTTTGACAAAGAACGTCAACGGTTTAAATCAACTGACAAAGATTACGTGAGCAAAAATGCCCGAATTGGCCAAATCGAAAGCGACCTCATGGAGCTTTATGCCCTTTTGGTACTCCGAAAGAAACCTTTTACCCCTGCCCATCTGAAAGAAATGTATAAAGTGGGTATTCAGGAATACACTTTGCCTGACCTGTATAATAAGTGGATAAAGGAGCTTCGTGACGAAGGCCGCCCAAAGAAGCAAACAGTGGACCGATATGAGGACATTGGCGATACTGTTGTAAAATTTCTTATCGCCAAGAAAAAACTAACTGAAAATGCGGAAAGCTTTGACGTTGATATGCTCAAGCAATACCAAAAGTACCTTCTACGAGAGGATTTTGCCGAGGCTACCATCCGAAAACACCAATCGGTCGTTAAGCAAATGCTGAACTGGGCAAAAGTTGAAAAGTACATTACCCAAAACCCACTTGAGGGCTATAAAATTAAGCATGAGAAGGTCAAACCACACATTTACTTGGATGTTGAACAGTTTGAATTGTTGCGCAGGCACAAATTTTCGACTGAAAAACTTCAAAAAGTGGCAGACGTGTTCAGTATTTATTGTCGCACAGGATTCCACTATAAAGACCTCAAGCAAATGGCTGCTGTTGGCAAGAGTACAATTCGTACCGTTGCTGGGGTAGATTTTATCAACTGGAACCGAGTTAAGACCAACGAACTCGCAAAAGTTCCCTCCAGTGCATGGCCCGACGTAGCAGAAATCATCGCCAAGTATGGAGATTGGAATAAACTGCCAATCATTTCTAACCAGAAAATGAATGACTACTTGAAGTTGATGGCCACTGAATTGAATCTAGTGATTCAGGCAATGACCATTGATGAACGTCAGCGCCTTAATCTGCGACCCATTCATCCAGAACTAAGCGTAAAAGCAGGACGCAAGACCTTGGCCGATTGGCTTCTAAACGAACTCAGCTGGAGCCGAGAAGCGGTAAAAGTTGTGTTAGGTCTAAAAAGTGATAGGAGCTTAGACTCTTACGTAAGAGAGGATGAGCGTCGAGTGATCCATGAGATTCGCCGACAGAAAATAGCATAA
- a CDS encoding helix-turn-helix transcriptional regulator, whose product MENNIAERFKVLIKELGKSNHSFALSIAKNSTTISNIVDGKSKPGYELLETIFQVYPQVSRDWLLMGEGTIFRSSENVVRSGEYLQEYLQKLESNFERLNRQIEVKDQQIAQKDKQIDRLMDLLGKPECVTEETGLVIIEHPSTGKYFRVEALGTSA is encoded by the coding sequence ATGGAGAATAACATTGCAGAGCGTTTCAAGGTCTTAATTAAAGAACTTGGCAAATCAAATCATTCTTTTGCGCTTTCAATCGCAAAAAACTCTACTACAATTTCAAATATTGTGGATGGAAAGAGTAAGCCTGGATACGAACTACTTGAAACAATTTTTCAAGTTTACCCGCAGGTAAGTAGAGACTGGTTACTTATGGGAGAAGGTACAATTTTTAGGTCGTCTGAAAATGTAGTACGTTCTGGCGAGTACCTACAAGAATATTTACAAAAGCTCGAAAGCAATTTCGAGAGGCTAAACCGTCAAATTGAGGTAAAAGATCAGCAAATAGCACAAAAAGACAAACAGATAGATCGTTTAATGGATCTACTGGGAAAGCCTGAGTGTGTTACTGAAGAGACTGGCTTAGTAATTATCGAACATCCTTCAACAGGGAAGTACTTTCGCGTTGAAGCATTAGGCACGAGTGCCTAA
- a CDS encoding DUF4494 domain-containing protein gives MPSWSLVKIKYTQEQENGSLKTINETCLVDSVSFTDAEARAFKVLSEVLQEFQVVSIAKMKLSDVFHFEDEAGEKWYKVKMFYVSIDDSRGAPKEKKIISYMLVNADSAKQAIERIEKSLATMLIPYEITDVILTPILEVYPYVSEEQEE, from the coding sequence ATGCCTAGCTGGAGCCTAGTCAAAATCAAATATACCCAGGAACAAGAGAACGGTTCCTTGAAGACAATCAATGAAACTTGTCTTGTTGATTCTGTTAGCTTTACAGATGCCGAAGCTAGGGCATTTAAGGTGCTAAGTGAAGTGTTGCAAGAATTTCAAGTTGTAAGCATCGCCAAAATGAAGCTCTCTGACGTGTTTCATTTTGAGGATGAAGCTGGAGAGAAGTGGTACAAAGTGAAGATGTTCTACGTGTCGATTGACGACAGCAGGGGAGCGCCGAAAGAAAAGAAAATTATCAGCTACATGCTTGTCAATGCCGACAGCGCCAAACAGGCCATTGAGCGCATTGAAAAAAGCCTAGCCACAATGCTGATTCCCTACGAAATTACAGATGTTATTCTCACTCCGATTTTAGAGGTGTATCCCTACGTGAGTGAGGAACAAGAAGAATAG
- a CDS encoding S49 family peptidase, translated as MQTSKAFSNIIPELLGSGWLVPQTLETNVAEYIQQLKEPEPKTFEKIEKLWADYEDDDETEEVTQTLLEGESIWLIDLDSVMWRSGYSRGYGAAYYADTLDQAYADPTCKGVLIRCGACYGGERRASYMVADAIKRRNKPVGAYLDYGTAYSGHYLAICETDFILCSNETDSVGGIGAYIRFENWDGAYKAMGATVEEIYADASPDKNKSTREAKKGNYKLLKEEAQTIALEFRQRVIDARGEKLTNDIVLLGGAFEAKQALEYGLIDGIGRLDTAFSRVLNLSANYTKPQNTMFGFLKLPKLQALCNVAAADITEAQLNEAVSELQGANLGGLVDLLQSFGQQQTATTNVKDSAEYKALQSQLTAEQLKTGQLQEKLSGYEKPGDEPTKPFKKEEKIENSGGDPEAHLSEADIEMRKIWASLKGK; from the coding sequence ATGCAAACCAGTAAAGCCTTTTCTAATATCATTCCTGAGCTGCTTGGCAGTGGTTGGTTGGTGCCTCAAACACTTGAAACCAACGTTGCTGAGTATATACAGCAGCTCAAAGAACCCGAACCCAAGACTTTCGAGAAAATCGAAAAGCTTTGGGCAGATTATGAGGATGATGATGAAACCGAAGAAGTAACCCAAACACTTCTCGAAGGTGAATCAATCTGGTTGATTGACCTAGATTCAGTCATGTGGCGTAGCGGTTATTCACGCGGATACGGAGCTGCTTACTACGCAGACACGCTCGACCAGGCGTATGCCGACCCAACTTGCAAGGGGGTATTGATTCGTTGTGGGGCCTGCTACGGAGGCGAACGCCGAGCTTCCTACATGGTGGCTGATGCAATCAAACGCCGCAACAAACCCGTAGGCGCCTACCTTGATTATGGTACTGCATACAGTGGGCATTACCTGGCTATTTGTGAGACAGACTTTATTCTTTGTTCCAACGAAACCGACTCAGTGGGGGGCATTGGTGCCTATATCCGTTTTGAAAATTGGGACGGAGCATACAAGGCAATGGGTGCCACGGTTGAAGAAATCTACGCCGATGCCAGCCCCGACAAAAACAAATCCACCAGAGAGGCCAAAAAAGGCAATTATAAACTTCTGAAGGAAGAAGCGCAGACCATCGCGCTTGAGTTTCGTCAACGCGTTATCGACGCACGTGGCGAGAAACTTACCAATGACATTGTGCTCCTTGGGGGCGCATTTGAAGCAAAACAGGCCCTTGAATATGGCCTAATCGACGGCATTGGCCGTTTGGATACGGCTTTCAGCCGCGTTCTCAATCTTTCTGCCAATTATACCAAACCCCAAAATACTATGTTCGGATTTTTGAAACTGCCGAAGCTGCAAGCCTTGTGCAACGTAGCGGCGGCTGATATTACTGAAGCTCAGCTCAATGAAGCAGTAAGCGAGCTGCAAGGAGCAAACTTGGGTGGCCTAGTTGATCTGCTCCAATCGTTTGGACAGCAACAAACTGCCACCACCAACGTAAAGGACAGCGCAGAATACAAAGCGTTGCAGTCACAGCTCACTGCAGAGCAGCTCAAAACTGGCCAGCTTCAGGAAAAATTGAGCGGCTACGAAAAGCCTGGTGATGAGCCAACCAAACCCTTCAAAAAAGAGGAAAAAATCGAAAACTCGGGGGGAGATCCTGAGGCTCATTTGAGCGAAGCCGACATTGAAATGCGCAAAATCTGGGCTAGTCTTAAAGGCAAGTAA